One Platichthys flesus chromosome 14, fPlaFle2.1, whole genome shotgun sequence genomic region harbors:
- the LOC133967862 gene encoding frizzled-8-like — protein sequence MERSMVPGWCVLLTLVWHGTRCMAAKELQCQEISVPLCKGIGYNRTYMPNQFHHDTQDEAGLEVHQFWPLVEIKCSPDLRFFLCSMYTPICLDDYKKPLPPCRSVCERAKAGCAPLMRQYGFPWPDRMRCDLLPEQGNQDTLCMDHNGSQTTTASPVVVKPTNRPLKPFNPRKKPSFGRGIPGKLKPAAPPCESGCFCRAPMVPVSGDHHPLHNRVKTGQILNCAMPCHNPYFTQEERTFTAFWIGLWSVLCFISTFATVATFLIDMERFKYPERPIIFLSACYMFVSVGYIVRLIAGHEEVACNRENGAEHIHYETTGPALCTIVFLLIYFFGMASSIWWVILSLTWFLAAGMKWGNEAIASYSQYFHLAAWLIPSMKSIAVLALSSVDGDSVAGICYVGNQNLDNLRGFVLAPLVIYLFIGTMFLLAGFVSLFRIRSVIKQGGTKTDKLERLMIRIGVFTVLYTVPATVIVACYFYEQHNQQSWEITHNCTCKTDPSRQKPDYAVFMLKYFMCLLVGITSGAWVWSGKTLDSWRTFCTRCCWGSKASAGSMYSDVSTGLTWRSGTASSVSCPKQMPLSRV from the coding sequence ATGGAGCGGAGCATGGTCCCGGGCTGGTGCGTGCTGCTGACCCTGGTCTGGCACGGGACGCGCTGCATGGCGGCCAAGGAGCTCCAGTGCCAGGAGATCTCCGTGCCTCTGTGCAAGGGCATCGGCTACAACCGCACGTACATGCCCAACCAGTTCCACCACGACACGCAGGACGAGGCCGGTCTGGAGGTGCACCAGTTCTGGCCGCTGGTGGAGATCAAGTGTTCCCCGGACCTGAGGTTCTTCCTGTGCAGCATGTACACGCCGATCTGCCTGGACGACTACAAGAAGCCGCTGCCGCCGTGCAGGAGCGTGTGCGAGCGGGCCAAGGCCGGCTGCGCGCCGCTCATGAGGCAGTACGGCTTCCCGTGGCCGGACCGGATGAGGTGCGACCTGCTGCCGGAGCAGGGCAACCAGGACACGCTGTGCATGGACCACAACGGGAGCCAGACCACGACCGCCTCCCCGGTGGTGGTGAAGCCGACCAACCGGCCCCTGAAGCCCTTCAACCCCAGGAAGAAGCCCAGCTTCGGTCGCGGCATCCCCGGGAAACTCAAACCGGCAGCTCCCCCGTGCGAGTCGGGCTGTTTCTGCCGCGCGCCCATGGTGCCGGTGAGCGGAGACCACCACCCGCTGCACAACCGAGTCAAGACGGGACAGATCCTGAACTGCGCCATGCCGTGCCACAACCCCTACTTCACCCAGGAGGAGAGGACTTTCACCGCCTTCTGGATCGGCCTGTGGTCCGTCCTCTGCTTCATCTCCACTTTCGCCACCGTGGCCACTTTCCTCATCGACATGGAGCGGTTCAAGTACCCGGAGCGGcccatcatcttcctctccgCCTGCTACATGTTCGTGTCGGTCGGATACATCGTGAGACTGATCGCCGGACACGAGGAGGTGGCCTGCAACCGGGAGAACGGCGCGGAACACATCCACTACGAAACCACGGGTCCCGCGCTGTGCACCATCGTGTTCCTGCTCATCTACTTCTTCGGCATGGCCAGCTCCATCTGGTGGGTGATCCTGTCCCTCACCTGGTTCCTCGCCGCGGGGATGAAGTGGGGGAACGAGGCTATCGCCAGTTACTCACAGTACTTCCACCTGGCCGCCTGGCTCATCCCCAGCATGAAGTCCATAGCAGTGCTGGCTCTGAGTTCCGTGGACGGGGACTCCGTGGCCGGGATCTGCTACGTGGGGAACCAGAACCTGGATAACCTGCGGGGCTTCGTGCTGGCACCGCTGGTCATCTACCTGTTCATCGGCACCATGTTCCTGCTGGCCGGCTTCGTGTCGCTGTTCCGGATCAGGAGCGTAATCAAGCAAGGGGGGACCAAGACTGACAAGCTGGAGCGGCTGATGATCCGGATCGGGGTGTTCACGGTCCTGTACACGGTCCCGGCCACCGTCATCGTGGCGTGTTACTTTTACGAGCAGCACAACCAGCAGTCGTGGGAAATTACGCACAACTGCACGTGCAAGACGGACCCGAGCAGGCAGAAGCCGGACTACGCGGTGTTCATGCTGAAGTACTTCATGTGCCTCCTGGTGGGCATCACCTCGGGGGCCTGGGTCTGGTCCGGGAAGACGCTGGACTCCTGGAGGACGTTCTGCACGCGCTGCTGCTGGGGGAGCAAAGCCTCCGCGGGCTCCATGTACAGCGACGTGAGCACGGGCCTGACGTGGAGGTCCGGCACGGCGAGCTCCGTGTCCTGCCCCAAACAGATGCCTCTGTCCCGGGTCTGA